In Flavobacterium cerinum, one genomic interval encodes:
- a CDS encoding energy transducer TonB family protein, with translation MKGFETEQEKKSFVITTVLCGVIIALLFLLKFTSSLDIMQLEGGGGGGIAVNFGDSEVGSGKNYQSEVLNVSNHTKASPVTPAPQEEIIGQDYDEAPVVATTKKVEKTKITPKPVEKPTPVPEKPKPSKSTTDALANLMGGSKTGGDGDDNASGNKGKLNGDKNASGYYGGGTGNGKGNGNGDGEGPGTGNGKGGGYGNGNGTGVGNYQLAGRKAISKPSPNYTCNEEGRVVVTIEVDRNGKVIGAEAGARGTQNAAKCLLDQARIAAMQTKFDPNPSAPDKQVGKIVYNFKLTE, from the coding sequence ATGAAAGGATTTGAAACAGAACAGGAAAAGAAATCATTTGTAATCACAACCGTATTATGCGGAGTGATTATTGCGTTGTTGTTTCTTTTGAAATTTACATCCAGCTTGGATATCATGCAGCTTGAAGGTGGTGGCGGTGGTGGAATTGCGGTAAATTTCGGTGATAGTGAAGTGGGTTCCGGAAAGAACTACCAGAGTGAGGTTTTAAACGTTTCCAATCATACCAAAGCGAGTCCGGTAACTCCGGCGCCGCAGGAAGAAATTATCGGACAGGATTATGATGAAGCGCCGGTTGTAGCCACTACTAAAAAAGTAGAAAAAACGAAGATAACCCCGAAACCGGTTGAAAAACCAACTCCAGTACCGGAGAAACCAAAACCGTCAAAATCAACAACGGACGCTTTGGCGAATCTGATGGGTGGTTCTAAAACAGGTGGTGATGGTGACGATAATGCCAGTGGAAATAAAGGAAAATTAAACGGTGATAAAAATGCTTCCGGTTATTATGGCGGAGGTACCGGTAACGGAAAAGGAAATGGAAACGGAGATGGCGAAGGACCGGGAACCGGTAACGGAAAAGGTGGCGGATATGGAAACGGAAACGGTACAGGAGTAGGAAACTACCAATTGGCCGGACGTAAAGCAATCTCAAAGCCAAGTCCAAACTATACTTGCAATGAAGAAGGTCGTGTAGTCGTAACCATCGAAGTAGACCGAAACGGAAAAGTAATCGGTGCAGAAGCCGGTGCAAGAGGAACGCAAAATGCTGCTAAATGTCTTTTGGATCAGGCGCGTATTGCGGCTATGCAAACCAAATTTGACCCGAATCCAAGTGCACCTGACAAACAGGTGGGGAAAATTGTTTATAACTTCAAGTTAACAGAGTAA
- a CDS encoding bifunctional folylpolyglutamate synthase/dihydrofolate synthase, whose translation MNYQETVNWMFAQLPMFQHQGASAYKKDLTNTLLLCSELGNPEKKIKTIHIAGTNGKGSTSSMIASVLQEAGYKTGLYTSPHLKDFRERIKISGEEIPEDFVCEFIGKHKAFFENNELSFFEMTVGLAFDYFAQEEVDVAVIEVGMGGRLDSTNVITPLVSVITNIGFDHTQFLGTTYPEIAFEKAGIIKPGIPVVIGEYNEETQPVFIKKANECRSELYFASDLIQKDYPGALLGDYQFHNKKTVVQTVEILKRFFTITEENLEKGLLNVVKNTQLRGRWEQIHSNPKVICDTAHNSHGLKMVLNQIQKERFEQLFFVLGVVNDKDLDAILPLFPKNARYFFCKPNVPRGLDVLVLQQKASEFELVGNAFDSVSEAYEEALKTAGPDDFIYIGGSTFVVAEIL comes from the coding sequence ATGAATTATCAGGAAACAGTAAACTGGATGTTTGCACAACTGCCGATGTTTCAGCATCAGGGCGCATCCGCTTATAAAAAGGATTTAACCAATACACTTTTGTTGTGTAGCGAATTGGGAAATCCAGAGAAAAAAATTAAAACCATTCATATTGCCGGAACTAACGGAAAAGGATCAACCTCATCCATGATTGCTTCGGTTTTGCAGGAAGCCGGATATAAAACCGGATTGTATACTTCTCCGCATTTAAAGGATTTCAGAGAACGAATCAAAATTAGCGGTGAAGAAATTCCGGAAGATTTTGTGTGTGAATTTATCGGTAAGCATAAAGCTTTTTTTGAAAACAACGAGCTTAGTTTTTTCGAAATGACGGTTGGTCTGGCTTTCGATTATTTTGCGCAGGAAGAAGTGGATGTTGCGGTCATTGAAGTCGGAATGGGTGGCCGATTGGATTCTACAAATGTAATCACACCTTTGGTATCGGTTATTACGAATATTGGTTTTGACCATACACAGTTTTTAGGAACTACTTATCCGGAAATTGCATTTGAAAAAGCAGGAATTATTAAACCCGGAATTCCGGTTGTGATCGGTGAGTATAACGAAGAAACACAACCCGTTTTTATAAAGAAAGCCAACGAATGCAGATCGGAGCTTTATTTCGCATCCGATTTGATTCAAAAGGATTATCCGGGTGCTTTATTGGGCGATTACCAGTTTCACAATAAGAAAACGGTGGTACAAACGGTTGAAATCCTAAAACGATTTTTTACGATCACAGAAGAAAATCTGGAAAAGGGTTTGTTGAATGTGGTAAAAAATACACAATTGCGCGGACGATGGGAACAAATTCATTCCAATCCAAAGGTGATTTGTGACACGGCACATAATAGTCACGGACTAAAAATGGTCTTAAATCAGATTCAAAAGGAAAGATTCGAACAGTTATTTTTCGTTTTGGGTGTGGTGAATGACAAAGATCTGGATGCTATTTTACCGTTATTTCCAAAAAATGCCCGTTATTTTTTCTGTAAGCCCAATGTGCCGAGAGGACTGGATGTTTTAGTTTTACAACAAAAAGCGAGTGAATTCGAACTTGTTGGGAATGCATTCGATTCTGTTTCAGAAGCTTATGAAGAAGCCTTGAAAACAGCGGGACCGGACGATTTTATCTATATCGGAGGCAGTACTTTTGTTGTAGCGGAAATTTTATGA
- a CDS encoding response regulator transcription factor: MANILVIEDDSRVASFIEKGLSEHSYTVTVAEKGFIGIDEAMSFTYDLIILDIMLPDISGVEVCKVLRMRKVITPILILSALDNSEEKVEGLRAGADDYLGKPFLFEELLARIQAQLRRIEFNKGITEFQSYAGVEINVDEQSATRDGKELDLSPLEYKLLLYFMRNREKALSRTLIAQAVWNIDFDSTTNTVDVYINFLRKKLDKEFPRPLIHTIKGTGYMLKQKGDES; the protein is encoded by the coding sequence ATGGCGAATATACTTGTAATTGAAGATGATAGCAGAGTCGCATCCTTTATCGAAAAAGGACTTTCCGAACATTCTTATACCGTTACCGTGGCTGAAAAAGGTTTTATCGGAATTGATGAAGCGATGTCATTTACCTATGATCTTATTATACTCGATATCATGTTGCCGGATATAAGCGGAGTTGAGGTGTGTAAGGTTTTGCGGATGCGGAAAGTCATAACGCCGATTCTGATATTAAGTGCTTTGGATAATTCGGAAGAAAAGGTGGAAGGACTTCGGGCCGGAGCCGATGATTATCTGGGTAAACCTTTTCTGTTTGAAGAATTGCTGGCGCGTATTCAGGCACAATTACGCCGGATAGAATTTAATAAAGGGATAACCGAATTTCAGAGTTATGCCGGAGTCGAAATAAATGTAGATGAACAGAGCGCGACCCGCGATGGTAAAGAACTGGATTTGTCGCCTCTTGAATATAAGTTACTGCTATACTTTATGCGAAACCGGGAAAAAGCCTTATCGCGTACATTAATAGCACAGGCTGTATGGAATATCGATTTCGATTCGACAACCAATACCGTAGATGTATACATCAACTTTTTACGAAAAAAACTGGATAAAGAATTTCCCCGGCCTTTAATTCATACAATTAAAGGTACCGGATACATGTTAAAACAAAAAGGCGATGAGTCTTAA
- a CDS encoding HAMP domain-containing sensor histidine kinase, translated as MSFVIVGTYLLFSYSIKETYKDKLLGIAELSGNFYLEKDELPAKSHKKVEKEFKRISKESVRLYRANSKEIYVNDTLDFKVTDQLIELTRNKGSITFKKGNRQFLSLLYKDNQGDFVIVVSGVDKTGSTQLSNLKKMLLFFGFLGLSIHFLLTWLLANRTFRPLNKLLNQINSIKGDDWKSRLRYTNKGDELAMLVGEFNYLLDRIESSATTQKNFLKNASHEIKTPLAIIIGDIEVGLNHERSEQEYKELLVSVKENALHLKSVTESLITLSNLEVNNQINNEKVRIDEILFDVLEKKKIEYPGRKAQLNFITGDEFKEELLIVNGNGHLLFVALNNIVDNAFKFSGHQDIRIEINLKEDKLRIVIRDYGAGMPAGSNENIFKLFYRNPENTTIPGHGIGLYLTKQILQRHHIVNEVASVQGEGTAFTLFFP; from the coding sequence ATGAGCTTTGTTATTGTAGGGACTTATCTGTTGTTTTCCTATTCGATTAAAGAAACGTATAAAGATAAACTGCTGGGAATTGCTGAACTTTCCGGGAATTTTTACCTTGAAAAAGATGAACTTCCTGCCAAGTCACATAAAAAAGTCGAAAAAGAATTTAAGCGAATATCAAAAGAATCGGTACGGCTTTACAGAGCCAACAGTAAAGAAATCTACGTTAATGATACCCTTGATTTTAAAGTTACCGATCAGCTAATTGAACTGACCAGGAATAAAGGAAGTATTACCTTTAAAAAAGGAAACCGACAGTTTTTAAGTTTACTGTATAAAGATAATCAGGGTGACTTTGTAATTGTTGTATCCGGTGTCGACAAAACGGGAAGTACACAGTTAAGTAATCTTAAAAAAATGTTGCTGTTTTTTGGCTTTCTGGGACTTAGTATTCACTTTCTGCTCACCTGGTTACTGGCTAACCGAACCTTTAGGCCACTTAATAAACTTTTAAATCAAATCAACTCGATTAAAGGCGATGACTGGAAATCACGTTTGCGATACACGAATAAAGGCGATGAACTGGCGATGTTGGTTGGTGAATTCAATTATCTGTTGGACCGGATCGAATCGAGTGCGACTACACAAAAAAACTTCCTTAAAAATGCTTCTCATGAAATAAAAACACCGTTGGCAATCATTATAGGAGACATAGAAGTCGGACTCAATCATGAACGATCGGAACAGGAATATAAAGAATTGCTTGTATCGGTAAAAGAAAACGCATTGCATCTGAAATCCGTTACCGAAAGCCTTATCACACTTTCCAATCTGGAAGTCAATAATCAGATCAACAACGAAAAAGTGCGTATTGATGAAATCCTTTTTGATGTCCTCGAGAAAAAGAAAATTGAATATCCGGGGCGGAAAGCGCAGCTCAATTTTATAACCGGAGATGAATTTAAAGAAGAACTTTTAATTGTAAACGGAAACGGACATCTGCTGTTTGTCGCACTGAATAATATCGTCGATAATGCGTTTAAGTTCTCCGGGCATCAGGATATCCGTATTGAAATCAACCTTAAAGAGGACAAACTTCGTATAGTGATTCGGGATTATGGAGCGGGAATGCCGGCCGGTAGCAACGAAAATATCTTCAAACTCTTTTATCGCAATCCGGAAAATACAACCATTCCCGGACATGGTATCGGTTTATATCTGACCAAACAGATATTACAACGCCATCATATCGTAAATGAAGTTGCTTCCGTACAAGGCGAAGGCACTGCGTTTACGCTGTTTTTTCCGTAA
- a CDS encoding NAD(P)H-dependent oxidoreductase translates to MKTLVLIFHPDIEQSVINKRWKKELEKSPEKYFVRNLYDIYPDEKIDVNMEQKIIEDFDTILFQFPIYWFNCPPFFKKYLDDVLTYGWAYGSKSGYKVASKKIGFAVTAGINEKDYSAEGKYKYTMNELLRPFEVTVNYIRAEYKSFFAYYDIEQNATEEWIESSIPPFLNHVNSL, encoded by the coding sequence ATGAAAACATTAGTGTTGATTTTTCATCCCGATATAGAGCAATCGGTAATTAATAAAAGATGGAAAAAAGAACTTGAAAAATCCCCGGAAAAGTATTTTGTCCGTAATCTATATGATATTTACCCGGATGAAAAAATTGACGTAAACATGGAACAAAAAATTATTGAAGATTTTGATACAATACTATTTCAGTTTCCGATATATTGGTTTAACTGTCCTCCTTTTTTTAAGAAGTATTTAGATGATGTGCTAACTTACGGCTGGGCTTACGGAAGCAAAAGCGGTTATAAAGTTGCCTCGAAAAAAATTGGTTTTGCAGTAACTGCCGGAATTAACGAAAAAGATTATAGTGCTGAAGGAAAATACAAATACACTATGAATGAATTACTCAGACCATTTGAGGTTACAGTTAATTATATAAGAGCTGAATATAAATCGTTTTTTGCCTATTACGACATCGAGCAAAACGCAACAGAAGAATGGATCGAAAGTAGTATTCCTCCTTTTCTTAATCATGTAAATTCACTTTAG
- a CDS encoding winged helix-turn-helix transcriptional regulator, whose amino-acid sequence MTKIKETSTNFANKEALENDCREVYASNIIGGQWSLAICCYLIGGKHRFGELKKCLPNITERMLTLQLRKLEENKIVTRTVYAQIPPKVEYELTEIGKELAPIIKELGKWGEKHRLLK is encoded by the coding sequence ATGACTAAAATTAAAGAAACATCAACAAATTTTGCAAATAAAGAGGCTCTTGAAAACGATTGTCGAGAAGTTTATGCCTCTAATATTATTGGCGGACAATGGTCTTTAGCAATATGCTGTTATCTTATTGGCGGAAAACACAGGTTTGGAGAATTGAAAAAATGCCTTCCGAATATTACCGAAAGAATGCTGACATTACAGCTAAGGAAATTGGAAGAAAATAAAATTGTTACAAGAACTGTTTATGCTCAGATCCCTCCAAAAGTTGAATATGAACTAACTGAAATCGGAAAAGAATTAGCACCAATAATAAAGGAATTAGGGAAATGGGGCGAAAAACACAGACTTCTTAAATAA